In a single window of the Rhinolophus ferrumequinum isolate MPI-CBG mRhiFer1 chromosome 21, mRhiFer1_v1.p, whole genome shotgun sequence genome:
- the SGSM2 gene encoding small G protein signaling modulator 2 isoform X5: MYTPGVVEACLLHQLKRRAAGFLRSDKMAALFTKVGKTCPVAGEVCHKVQELQQQVEGRKPSAGNQEALRRQGSASGKAPGLSPQALKHIWVRTALIEKVLDRVVQYLVENCSKYYEKEALLADPVFGPILASLLVGPCALEYTKLKTADHYWTDPSADELVQRHRIRGPPNRQDSPAKRPALGIRKQHSSGSTSGDRLAACAREYVESLHQNSRTRLLYGKNNVLVQPKEDMEAVPGYLSLHQSAENLTLKWTPNQLMNGTLGDSELEKSVYWDYALVVPFSQIVCIHCHQQKNGGTLVLVSQDGIQRPPLHFPQGGHLLSFLSCLENGLLPRGQLEPPLWTQQGKGKVFPKLRKRSSMRSADVEEVATGRATDYVFRIIYPGHRHEHITINYHHLAASRAASVDDDEEEEDKLHAMLSMICSRNLTAPNPMKDTGDMIEMQGFGPSLPAWHLEPLCSQGTSCLSCSTSSSPYAAPSHCSCVPDRLPLRLLCESMRRQIVSRAFYGWLAYCRHLSTVRTHLSALVHHNIIPPAQPPGASGGLTKDVWSKYQKDKKNYKELELLRQVYYGGVEHEIRKDVWPFLLGHYKFGMSKKEMEQVDAVVAARYQQVLAEWKACELVVRQREREAHPATLTKFSSGSSIDSHVQRLIHRDSTISNDVFISVDDLEPPKPPGPEDSRPEPEQEPGAEPPGTAMVEQQQSVEFDSPDSGLPSSRNYSMASGIQSSIDEGPSMGFEEEDGVGEESSDRPVPAVHAFSEPQDPRQEKAPQASELEAGEELAAVCAAAYTIELLDTVALNLHRIDKDVQRCDRNYWYFSPPNLERLRDIMCSYVWEHLDVGYVQGMCDLLAPLLVVLDNDQLAYSCFSHLMKRMSQNFPNGGAMDTHFANMRSLIQILDSELFELMHQNGDYTHFYFCYRWFLLDFKRELLYEDVFAVWEVIWAARHISSEHFVLFIALALVEAYREIIRDNNMDFTDIIKFFNERAECHDAQEILRIARDLVHKVQMLIENK, translated from the exons ATGTACACACCAG GTGTGGTGGAGGCTTGCCTCCTGCATCAGCTGAAGCGCCGTGCCGCTGGTTTCCTGCGCAGTGACAAGATGGCAGCCCTGTTCACCAAGGTGGGGAAGACGTGCCCTGTGGCTGGGGAGGTTTGCCACAAGGTACAGGAGCTGCAGCAACAAGTAGAGGGCAG GAAACCCTCAGCCGGCAACCAGGAGGCTCTGCGGAGACAGGGCTCTGCCAGTGGGAAGGCCCCGGGCCTCAGCCCACAGGCCTTGAAACACATATGGGTACGCACAGCACTTATTGAGAAGGTGCTGGATAGGGTCGTGCAGTACCTGGTGGAGAACTGCAG CAAGTACTACGAGAAGGAGGCGTTACTGGCAGACCCCGTGTTTGGCCCCATCTTGGCCTCTCTTCTAG TGGGACCCTGTGCCTTGGAGTACACCAAGCTCAAGACAGCTGATCACTACTGGACTGACCCCTCTGCTGATGAGCTGGTCCAGAGGCACCGAATCCGGGGTCCCCCTAATCGCCAGGACTCCCCTGCGAAGCGCCCTGCCCTAGGA ATCCGGAAGCAGCACTCCAGTGGCAGCACATCAGGAGACAGGCTAGCTGCCTGCGCCCGGGAGTATGTGGAATCCCTGCACCAGAACTCGAGGACACGGCTGCTCTATGGCAAAAACAACGTGCTGGTGCAGCCG AAGGAGGACATGGAGGCTGTCCCTGGCTACCTCTCCCTGCACCAGTCTGCAGAGAACCTCACTCTGAAGTGGACACCCAACCAGCTCATGAACGGGACTCTGGGGGACTCCGAGCTGGAAAAGAG CGTTTACTGGGACTATGCCCTGGTGGTGCCCTTCAGTCAGATCGTCTGCATCCACTGCCACCAGCAAA AGAATGGTGGCACACTCGTGCTGGTGAGCCAGGATGGCATCCAGAGGCCACCGCTGCACTTCCCGCAGGGAGGACACCTGCTGTCCTTTCTGTCCTGCCTGGAGAACGGGCTTCTGCCTCGAGGACAGCTAGAGCCCCCGCTCTGGACCCAGCAGGGGAAG GGGAAGGTGTTCCCCAAGCTACGGAAACGCAGCAGCATGCGGTCTGCGGACGTGGAGGAGGTGGCCACAGGGCGGGCCACAGACTACGTGTTCCGGATCATTTACCCCGGCCACAGGCACGAGCACA TCACTATTAACTACCACCACCTAGCGGCCAGCCGGGCGGCCTCGGTGGACgatgatgaggaagaggaggataaACTCCATGCGATGCTGTCAATGATCTGCTCGCGGAACCTCACAGCTCCCAATCCGATGAAAG ATACTGGAGACATGATTGAGATGCAGGGCTTCGggcccagcctgccagcctggcACCTGGAGCCCCTGTGCAGCCAGGGCACCTCCTGCCTCTCCTGCTCCACCAGCAGCTCCCCATATGCAGCTCCCAGCCACTGCAGCTGTGTCCCTGACCG GTTGCCCCTCCGGCTACTGTGTGAAAGCATGAGGAGGCAGATCGTGTCCCGGGCCTTCTACGGCT GGCTGGCGTACTGCCGCCACCTGTCCACGGTGCGGACCCACCTGTCAGCACTGGTGCATCACAACATCATCCCgcctgcccagcccccaggagCCTCTGGGGGCCTCACCAAGGACGTGTGGAGCAAGTATCAGAAGGACAAAAAG AACTACAAGGAGCTGGAGCTGCTGCGGCAAGTTTACTACGGAGGCGTGGAGCATGAGATCCGCAAGGACGTCTGGCCCTTTCTGCTCGGCCACTACAAGTTTGGCATGAGCAAGAAGGAGATGGAGCAA GTGGACGCCGTGGTGGCAGCGAGGTACCAGCAGGTGTTGGCGGAGTGGAAGGCATGCGAGCTGGTGGTGAGGCAGCGGGAGCGGGAGGCTCACCCGGCCACACTCACCAAGTTCTCCTCGGGCAGCAGCATCGACAGCCACGTACAGCGCCTCATCCACCGGGATTCCACCATCAGCAACGAC GTGTTTATCTCTGTGGATGACCTGGAGCCCCCAAAGCCTCCGGGCCCTGAAGATTCCAGACCCGAGCCTGAGCAGGAACCCGGAGCAGAGCCCCCGGGCACCGCCATGGTGGAACAGCAGCAGTCGGTGGAGTTTGACTCTCCAGACTCGGGACTGCCTTCCTCCCGCAATTACTCCATGGCGTCGGGCATCCAGTCGAGCATCGATGAGGGGCCAAGCATGGGCTTCGAGGAGGAGGATGGCGTTGGGGAGGAAAGCTCTGACAGGCCAGTGCCTGCAGTCCACGCTTTCTCCGAACCCCAAGATCCCAGGCAGGAGAAGGCCCCGCAGGCCAGCGAGCTGGAGGCAGGGGAGGAGCTTGCGGCCGTGTGCGCTGCTGCCTACACA ATAGAACTCCTGGACACTGTGGCCTTAAATCTGCACCGCATCGACAAAGATGTACAGCGATGTGACCGCAACTACTGGTACTTCTCACCCCCCAACCTCGAGAGGCTCAGAGACATCATGTGCAG CTACGTGTGGGAGCACCTGGATGTGGGCTATGTGCAGGGCATGTGTGACCTGCTGGCACCTCTCCTGGTCGTCCTCGACAATG ATCAGCTGGCCTACAGCTGTTTCAGCCACCTCATGAAGAGGATGAGCCAGAACTTCCCCAATGGGGGCGCCATGGACACCCACTTTGCTAACATGCGCTCCCTCATCCAG ATCCTGGACTCAGAGCTGTTCGAACTGATGCATCAGAATGGAGACTACACCCACTTTTACTTCTGTTACCGCTGGTTCCTACTGGATTTTAAGAGAG AGCTGCTGTATGAGGACGTATTTGCTGTGTGGGAGGTGATCTGGGCCGCCCGGCACATCTCATCAGAGCACTTCGTGCTGTTCATCGCCCTGGCCCTGGTGGAGGCCTACCGTGAAATCATCCGTGATAACAACATGGACTTCACCGACATCATCAAGTTCTTCAACG AACGGGCTGAGTGTCACGATGCCCAGGAGATCCTGCGGATTGCCCGGGACCTCGTCCACAAGGTGCAGATGCTCATTGAGAACAAGTGA
- the SGSM2 gene encoding small G protein signaling modulator 2 isoform X1, with translation MGSAEDAVKEKLLWNVKKEVKQIMEEAVTRKFVHEDSSHIIALCGSGAGSLCGPGVVEACLLHQLKRRAAGFLRSDKMAALFTKVGKTCPVAGEVCHKVQELQQQVEGRKPSAGNQEALRRQGSASGKAPGLSPQALKHIWVRTALIEKVLDRVVQYLVENCSKYYEKEALLADPVFGPILASLLVGPCALEYTKLKTADHYWTDPSADELVQRHRIRGPPNRQDSPAKRPALGIRKQHSSGSTSGDRLAACAREYVESLHQNSRTRLLYGKNNVLVQPKEDMEAVPGYLSLHQSAENLTLKWTPNQLMNGTLGDSELEKSVYWDYALVVPFSQIVCIHCHQQKNGGTLVLVSQDGIQRPPLHFPQGGHLLSFLSCLENGLLPRGQLEPPLWTQQGKGKVFPKLRKRSSMRSADVEEVATGRATDYVFRIIYPGHRHEHITINYHHLAASRAASVDDDEEEEDKLHAMLSMICSRNLTAPNPMKDTGDMIEMQGFGPSLPAWHLEPLCSQGTSCLSCSTSSSPYAAPSHCSCVPDRLPLRLLCESMRRQIVSRAFYGWLAYCRHLSTVRTHLSALVHHNIIPPAQPPGASGGLTKDVWSKYQKDKKNYKELELLRQVYYGGVEHEIRKDVWPFLLGHYKFGMSKKEMEQVDAVVAARYQQVLAEWKACELVVRQREREAHPATLTKFSSGSSIDSHVQRLIHRDSTISNDVFISVDDLEPPKPPGPEDSRPEPEQEPGAEPPGTAMVEQQQSVEFDSPDSGLPSSRNYSMASGIQSSIDEGPSMGFEEEDGVGEESSDRPVPAVHAFSEPQDPRQEKAPQASELEAGEELAAVCAAAYTIELLDTVALNLHRIDKDVQRCDRNYWYFSPPNLERLRDIMCSYVWEHLDVGYVQGMCDLLAPLLVVLDNDQLAYSCFSHLMKRMSQNFPNGGAMDTHFANMRSLIQILDSELFELMHQNGDYTHFYFCYRWFLLDFKRELLYEDVFAVWEVIWAARHISSEHFVLFIALALVEAYREIIRDNNMDFTDIIKFFNERAECHDAQEILRIARDLVHKVQMLIENK, from the exons GCTCAGGTGCTGGTTCCCTTTGTGGCCCAGGTGTGGTGGAGGCTTGCCTCCTGCATCAGCTGAAGCGCCGTGCCGCTGGTTTCCTGCGCAGTGACAAGATGGCAGCCCTGTTCACCAAGGTGGGGAAGACGTGCCCTGTGGCTGGGGAGGTTTGCCACAAGGTACAGGAGCTGCAGCAACAAGTAGAGGGCAG GAAACCCTCAGCCGGCAACCAGGAGGCTCTGCGGAGACAGGGCTCTGCCAGTGGGAAGGCCCCGGGCCTCAGCCCACAGGCCTTGAAACACATATGGGTACGCACAGCACTTATTGAGAAGGTGCTGGATAGGGTCGTGCAGTACCTGGTGGAGAACTGCAG CAAGTACTACGAGAAGGAGGCGTTACTGGCAGACCCCGTGTTTGGCCCCATCTTGGCCTCTCTTCTAG TGGGACCCTGTGCCTTGGAGTACACCAAGCTCAAGACAGCTGATCACTACTGGACTGACCCCTCTGCTGATGAGCTGGTCCAGAGGCACCGAATCCGGGGTCCCCCTAATCGCCAGGACTCCCCTGCGAAGCGCCCTGCCCTAGGA ATCCGGAAGCAGCACTCCAGTGGCAGCACATCAGGAGACAGGCTAGCTGCCTGCGCCCGGGAGTATGTGGAATCCCTGCACCAGAACTCGAGGACACGGCTGCTCTATGGCAAAAACAACGTGCTGGTGCAGCCG AAGGAGGACATGGAGGCTGTCCCTGGCTACCTCTCCCTGCACCAGTCTGCAGAGAACCTCACTCTGAAGTGGACACCCAACCAGCTCATGAACGGGACTCTGGGGGACTCCGAGCTGGAAAAGAG CGTTTACTGGGACTATGCCCTGGTGGTGCCCTTCAGTCAGATCGTCTGCATCCACTGCCACCAGCAAA AGAATGGTGGCACACTCGTGCTGGTGAGCCAGGATGGCATCCAGAGGCCACCGCTGCACTTCCCGCAGGGAGGACACCTGCTGTCCTTTCTGTCCTGCCTGGAGAACGGGCTTCTGCCTCGAGGACAGCTAGAGCCCCCGCTCTGGACCCAGCAGGGGAAG GGGAAGGTGTTCCCCAAGCTACGGAAACGCAGCAGCATGCGGTCTGCGGACGTGGAGGAGGTGGCCACAGGGCGGGCCACAGACTACGTGTTCCGGATCATTTACCCCGGCCACAGGCACGAGCACA TCACTATTAACTACCACCACCTAGCGGCCAGCCGGGCGGCCTCGGTGGACgatgatgaggaagaggaggataaACTCCATGCGATGCTGTCAATGATCTGCTCGCGGAACCTCACAGCTCCCAATCCGATGAAAG ATACTGGAGACATGATTGAGATGCAGGGCTTCGggcccagcctgccagcctggcACCTGGAGCCCCTGTGCAGCCAGGGCACCTCCTGCCTCTCCTGCTCCACCAGCAGCTCCCCATATGCAGCTCCCAGCCACTGCAGCTGTGTCCCTGACCG GTTGCCCCTCCGGCTACTGTGTGAAAGCATGAGGAGGCAGATCGTGTCCCGGGCCTTCTACGGCT GGCTGGCGTACTGCCGCCACCTGTCCACGGTGCGGACCCACCTGTCAGCACTGGTGCATCACAACATCATCCCgcctgcccagcccccaggagCCTCTGGGGGCCTCACCAAGGACGTGTGGAGCAAGTATCAGAAGGACAAAAAG AACTACAAGGAGCTGGAGCTGCTGCGGCAAGTTTACTACGGAGGCGTGGAGCATGAGATCCGCAAGGACGTCTGGCCCTTTCTGCTCGGCCACTACAAGTTTGGCATGAGCAAGAAGGAGATGGAGCAA GTGGACGCCGTGGTGGCAGCGAGGTACCAGCAGGTGTTGGCGGAGTGGAAGGCATGCGAGCTGGTGGTGAGGCAGCGGGAGCGGGAGGCTCACCCGGCCACACTCACCAAGTTCTCCTCGGGCAGCAGCATCGACAGCCACGTACAGCGCCTCATCCACCGGGATTCCACCATCAGCAACGAC GTGTTTATCTCTGTGGATGACCTGGAGCCCCCAAAGCCTCCGGGCCCTGAAGATTCCAGACCCGAGCCTGAGCAGGAACCCGGAGCAGAGCCCCCGGGCACCGCCATGGTGGAACAGCAGCAGTCGGTGGAGTTTGACTCTCCAGACTCGGGACTGCCTTCCTCCCGCAATTACTCCATGGCGTCGGGCATCCAGTCGAGCATCGATGAGGGGCCAAGCATGGGCTTCGAGGAGGAGGATGGCGTTGGGGAGGAAAGCTCTGACAGGCCAGTGCCTGCAGTCCACGCTTTCTCCGAACCCCAAGATCCCAGGCAGGAGAAGGCCCCGCAGGCCAGCGAGCTGGAGGCAGGGGAGGAGCTTGCGGCCGTGTGCGCTGCTGCCTACACA ATAGAACTCCTGGACACTGTGGCCTTAAATCTGCACCGCATCGACAAAGATGTACAGCGATGTGACCGCAACTACTGGTACTTCTCACCCCCCAACCTCGAGAGGCTCAGAGACATCATGTGCAG CTACGTGTGGGAGCACCTGGATGTGGGCTATGTGCAGGGCATGTGTGACCTGCTGGCACCTCTCCTGGTCGTCCTCGACAATG ATCAGCTGGCCTACAGCTGTTTCAGCCACCTCATGAAGAGGATGAGCCAGAACTTCCCCAATGGGGGCGCCATGGACACCCACTTTGCTAACATGCGCTCCCTCATCCAG ATCCTGGACTCAGAGCTGTTCGAACTGATGCATCAGAATGGAGACTACACCCACTTTTACTTCTGTTACCGCTGGTTCCTACTGGATTTTAAGAGAG AGCTGCTGTATGAGGACGTATTTGCTGTGTGGGAGGTGATCTGGGCCGCCCGGCACATCTCATCAGAGCACTTCGTGCTGTTCATCGCCCTGGCCCTGGTGGAGGCCTACCGTGAAATCATCCGTGATAACAACATGGACTTCACCGACATCATCAAGTTCTTCAACG AACGGGCTGAGTGTCACGATGCCCAGGAGATCCTGCGGATTGCCCGGGACCTCGTCCACAAGGTGCAGATGCTCATTGAGAACAAGTGA
- the SGSM2 gene encoding small G protein signaling modulator 2 isoform X4: MGSAEDAVKEKLLWNVKKEVKQIMEEAVTRKFVHEDSSHIIALCGSGAGSLCGPGVVEACLLHQLKRRAAGFLRSDKMAALFTKVGKTCPVAGEVCHKVQELQQQVEGRKPSAGNQEALRRQGSASGKAPGLSPQALKHIWVRTALIEKVLDRVVQYLVENCSKYYEKEALLADPVFGPILASLLVGPCALEYTKLKTADHYWTDPSADELVQRHRIRGPPNRQDSPAKRPALGIRKQHSSGSTSGDRLAACAREYVESLHQNSRTRLLYGKNNVLVQPKEDMEAVPGYLSLHQSAENLTLKWTPNQLMNGTLGDSELEKSVYWDYALVVPFSQIVCIHCHQQKNGGTLVLVSQDGIQRPPLHFPQGGHLLSFLSCLENGLLPRGQLEPPLWTQQGKGKVFPKLRKRSSMRSADVEEVATGRATDYVFRIIYPGHRHEHNTGDMIEMQGFGPSLPAWHLEPLCSQGTSCLSCSTSSSPYAAPSHCSCVPDRLPLRLLCESMRRQIVSRAFYGWLAYCRHLSTVRTHLSALVHHNIIPPAQPPGASGGLTKDVWSKYQKDKKNYKELELLRQVYYGGVEHEIRKDVWPFLLGHYKFGMSKKEMEQVDAVVAARYQQVLAEWKACELVVRQREREAHPATLTKFSSGSSIDSHVQRLIHRDSTISNDVFISVDDLEPPKPPGPEDSRPEPEQEPGAEPPGTAMVEQQQSVEFDSPDSGLPSSRNYSMASGIQSSIDEGPSMGFEEEDGVGEESSDRPVPAVHAFSEPQDPRQEKAPQASELEAGEELAAVCAAAYTIELLDTVALNLHRIDKDVQRCDRNYWYFSPPNLERLRDIMCSYVWEHLDVGYVQGMCDLLAPLLVVLDNDQLAYSCFSHLMKRMSQNFPNGGAMDTHFANMRSLIQILDSELFELMHQNGDYTHFYFCYRWFLLDFKRELLYEDVFAVWEVIWAARHISSEHFVLFIALALVEAYREIIRDNNMDFTDIIKFFNERAECHDAQEILRIARDLVHKVQMLIENK; this comes from the exons GCTCAGGTGCTGGTTCCCTTTGTGGCCCAGGTGTGGTGGAGGCTTGCCTCCTGCATCAGCTGAAGCGCCGTGCCGCTGGTTTCCTGCGCAGTGACAAGATGGCAGCCCTGTTCACCAAGGTGGGGAAGACGTGCCCTGTGGCTGGGGAGGTTTGCCACAAGGTACAGGAGCTGCAGCAACAAGTAGAGGGCAG GAAACCCTCAGCCGGCAACCAGGAGGCTCTGCGGAGACAGGGCTCTGCCAGTGGGAAGGCCCCGGGCCTCAGCCCACAGGCCTTGAAACACATATGGGTACGCACAGCACTTATTGAGAAGGTGCTGGATAGGGTCGTGCAGTACCTGGTGGAGAACTGCAG CAAGTACTACGAGAAGGAGGCGTTACTGGCAGACCCCGTGTTTGGCCCCATCTTGGCCTCTCTTCTAG TGGGACCCTGTGCCTTGGAGTACACCAAGCTCAAGACAGCTGATCACTACTGGACTGACCCCTCTGCTGATGAGCTGGTCCAGAGGCACCGAATCCGGGGTCCCCCTAATCGCCAGGACTCCCCTGCGAAGCGCCCTGCCCTAGGA ATCCGGAAGCAGCACTCCAGTGGCAGCACATCAGGAGACAGGCTAGCTGCCTGCGCCCGGGAGTATGTGGAATCCCTGCACCAGAACTCGAGGACACGGCTGCTCTATGGCAAAAACAACGTGCTGGTGCAGCCG AAGGAGGACATGGAGGCTGTCCCTGGCTACCTCTCCCTGCACCAGTCTGCAGAGAACCTCACTCTGAAGTGGACACCCAACCAGCTCATGAACGGGACTCTGGGGGACTCCGAGCTGGAAAAGAG CGTTTACTGGGACTATGCCCTGGTGGTGCCCTTCAGTCAGATCGTCTGCATCCACTGCCACCAGCAAA AGAATGGTGGCACACTCGTGCTGGTGAGCCAGGATGGCATCCAGAGGCCACCGCTGCACTTCCCGCAGGGAGGACACCTGCTGTCCTTTCTGTCCTGCCTGGAGAACGGGCTTCTGCCTCGAGGACAGCTAGAGCCCCCGCTCTGGACCCAGCAGGGGAAG GGGAAGGTGTTCCCCAAGCTACGGAAACGCAGCAGCATGCGGTCTGCGGACGTGGAGGAGGTGGCCACAGGGCGGGCCACAGACTACGTGTTCCGGATCATTTACCCCGGCCACAGGCACGAGCACA ATACTGGAGACATGATTGAGATGCAGGGCTTCGggcccagcctgccagcctggcACCTGGAGCCCCTGTGCAGCCAGGGCACCTCCTGCCTCTCCTGCTCCACCAGCAGCTCCCCATATGCAGCTCCCAGCCACTGCAGCTGTGTCCCTGACCG GTTGCCCCTCCGGCTACTGTGTGAAAGCATGAGGAGGCAGATCGTGTCCCGGGCCTTCTACGGCT GGCTGGCGTACTGCCGCCACCTGTCCACGGTGCGGACCCACCTGTCAGCACTGGTGCATCACAACATCATCCCgcctgcccagcccccaggagCCTCTGGGGGCCTCACCAAGGACGTGTGGAGCAAGTATCAGAAGGACAAAAAG AACTACAAGGAGCTGGAGCTGCTGCGGCAAGTTTACTACGGAGGCGTGGAGCATGAGATCCGCAAGGACGTCTGGCCCTTTCTGCTCGGCCACTACAAGTTTGGCATGAGCAAGAAGGAGATGGAGCAA GTGGACGCCGTGGTGGCAGCGAGGTACCAGCAGGTGTTGGCGGAGTGGAAGGCATGCGAGCTGGTGGTGAGGCAGCGGGAGCGGGAGGCTCACCCGGCCACACTCACCAAGTTCTCCTCGGGCAGCAGCATCGACAGCCACGTACAGCGCCTCATCCACCGGGATTCCACCATCAGCAACGAC GTGTTTATCTCTGTGGATGACCTGGAGCCCCCAAAGCCTCCGGGCCCTGAAGATTCCAGACCCGAGCCTGAGCAGGAACCCGGAGCAGAGCCCCCGGGCACCGCCATGGTGGAACAGCAGCAGTCGGTGGAGTTTGACTCTCCAGACTCGGGACTGCCTTCCTCCCGCAATTACTCCATGGCGTCGGGCATCCAGTCGAGCATCGATGAGGGGCCAAGCATGGGCTTCGAGGAGGAGGATGGCGTTGGGGAGGAAAGCTCTGACAGGCCAGTGCCTGCAGTCCACGCTTTCTCCGAACCCCAAGATCCCAGGCAGGAGAAGGCCCCGCAGGCCAGCGAGCTGGAGGCAGGGGAGGAGCTTGCGGCCGTGTGCGCTGCTGCCTACACA ATAGAACTCCTGGACACTGTGGCCTTAAATCTGCACCGCATCGACAAAGATGTACAGCGATGTGACCGCAACTACTGGTACTTCTCACCCCCCAACCTCGAGAGGCTCAGAGACATCATGTGCAG CTACGTGTGGGAGCACCTGGATGTGGGCTATGTGCAGGGCATGTGTGACCTGCTGGCACCTCTCCTGGTCGTCCTCGACAATG ATCAGCTGGCCTACAGCTGTTTCAGCCACCTCATGAAGAGGATGAGCCAGAACTTCCCCAATGGGGGCGCCATGGACACCCACTTTGCTAACATGCGCTCCCTCATCCAG ATCCTGGACTCAGAGCTGTTCGAACTGATGCATCAGAATGGAGACTACACCCACTTTTACTTCTGTTACCGCTGGTTCCTACTGGATTTTAAGAGAG AGCTGCTGTATGAGGACGTATTTGCTGTGTGGGAGGTGATCTGGGCCGCCCGGCACATCTCATCAGAGCACTTCGTGCTGTTCATCGCCCTGGCCCTGGTGGAGGCCTACCGTGAAATCATCCGTGATAACAACATGGACTTCACCGACATCATCAAGTTCTTCAACG AACGGGCTGAGTGTCACGATGCCCAGGAGATCCTGCGGATTGCCCGGGACCTCGTCCACAAGGTGCAGATGCTCATTGAGAACAAGTGA